One Malus domestica chromosome 11, GDT2T_hap1 genomic region harbors:
- the LOC103447941 gene encoding putative pentatricopeptide repeat-containing protein At1g12700, mitochondrial — translation MMRATTAAAASFSKVGYGSSSSSTRGMPPCLLQASSVVIFFNNYLALFHSRPSKSTESKNTQHHQLLKINNVEDALNVFDEMLQRRPRPSVVPFNQVLTQLAKLKHYSAVISLNNQMVMSGIRPDVYTLNIIINCFCHLHQMGFGLSVLGNFFKLGFEPDVTTCNTLINGFLLEDREAKAAALFNKMMEGGNCKPNLFTFNTLLKGHCLKGNNIGAIQLLKKMEEGDCKPDIVAYSTVIDSLCKDTLLVDALKLFSEMTSKGIAPDVMTYTSLIHGVCKLGNWKEATRLLNEMVSKHIFPNVCTFSVLVDTYCKEGMVQEARSLVKMMTQGDIAPDTITYNSLIDGYCLRGEMDEAKKVFEIMLSKGCMVDARTYNILINGYCKRKRIDDARMTFLEMSRQGVVPNTVTYSTLIDAFCKMGRTQDAQNLFSQMQACGQLPNIQTYNILLDGLCKNQQFPKAVELLEEMEGKKLDFNIVTYNVLIEGLCRAEKIECAWDLFRSLSSKGIQPNVRTYNVMISGLCNGGLTCEAANLLREMERRDCSPDGCTYNTIIRGLFNNNETSRVMRLIQEMVERGFSADASTVELVVNSPVMLALIEKS, via the coding sequence ATGATGCGGGCAACAAcagctgctgctgcttcttTTTCGAAGGTTGGTTatggcagcagcagcagcagcaccagAGGTATGCCTCCTTGTCTTCTTCAAGCTTCTTCTGTTGTTATTTTCTTCAACAATTACTTGGCTTTGTTTCACTCTCGACCTTCTAAATCGACCGAATCTAAAAACACCCAACACCACCAGCTTTTGAAAATCAATAATGTTGAGGATGCTCTCAATGTGTTCGACGAAATGCTTCAAAGGCGTCCTCGGCCTTCCGTTGTCCCTTTCAACCAAGTCTTGACTCAACTTGCCAAGTTGAAACATTACTCGGCAGTCATCTCCTTGAATAACCAAATGGTTATGTCCGGAATTCGTCCTGATGTTTATACTTTAAACATTATCATTAATTGCTTTTGCCATTTGCACCAAATGGGGTTTGGTTTGTCAGTCTTGGGAAACTTCTTCAAATTGGGTTTTGAACCAGATGTCACGACCTGCAACACTCTAATCAACGGCTTTCTTCTTGAGGATAGAGAGGCTAAGGCAGCAGCACTTTTCAACAAAATGATGGAGGGAGGTAATTGCAAGCCGAATCTGTTTACTTTCAACACACTACTTAAGGGCCATTGCTTGAAAGGTAACAACATTGGAGCTATCCAATTGCTTAAGAAGATGGAAGAAGGAGATTGCAAGCCTGACATAGTTGCCTATAGCACGGTCATTGACAGTCTTTGCAAGGATACTCTACTTGTTGATGCACTGAAGCTCTTCTCAGAAATGACGAGTAAGGGTATTGCCCCAGATGTCATGACCTATACCTCTTTGATTCATGGAGTTTGCAAATTAGGGAATTGGAAAGAAGCTACAAGATTGCTGAATGAAATGGTGAGTAAACATATCTTTCCAAATGTGTGCACCTTCAGTGTTTTGGTTGATACATATTGTAAAGAGGGGATGGTCCAGGAAGCAAGGAGCTTGGTCAAAATGATGACGCAAGGGGATATAGCACCCGATACAATTACGTACAATTCGCTTATAGATGGTTACTGTTTGCGAGGAGAAATGGATGAGGCGAAAAAGGTTTTCGAAATAATGCTTAGCAAAGGCTGCATGGTTGATGCTCGTACTTACAACATATTGATAAATGGCTATTGTAAGCGTAAAAGGATAGATGATGCTCGGATGACTTTTCTAGAAATGTCTCGTCAGGGAGTTGTTCCAAATACGGTTACTTATAGCACTCTTATTGATGCGttttgcaagatggggagaacaCAAGATGCACAAAACTTGTTCTCTCAAATGCAAGCTTGTGGCCAACTTCCAAACATTCAAACGTATAATATTTTATTGGATGGCCTTTGTAAAAACCAACAATTTCCCAAGGCAGTTGAATTGTTGGAAGAGATGGAGggaaagaagttggattttaatATTGTAACTTACAATGTTCTTATTGAAGGTTTGTGCAGAGCTGAAAAAATTGAATGTGCATGGGATCTCTTTCGTAGTTTatcatcaaaaggaattcaacctAATGTCAGGACATATAATGTAATGATCAGTGGACTTTGCAATGGGGGACTTACATGTGAAGCAGCAAACTTGCTTAGAGAAATGGAAAGGAGAGATTGTTCTCCAGATGGTTGCACGTACAACACAATTATCCGTGGGTTATTCAATAACAACGAGACATCAAGGGTTATGAGACTTATTCAAGAAATGGTGGAGAGGGGTTTTTCTGCAGATGCATCAACTGTGGAGTTGGTCGTTAATTCACCCGTAATGTTGGCATTGATAGAAAAATCATGA
- the LOC139189309 gene encoding uncharacterized protein, which translates to MARGNGGFLGNSAATPTHQPFIKSTSPLSRVKSNEIVLKLQFFHKEKVQAREKRDEFWSQFRPRYKPKTRPGLRPILKKFKKVHDYDKYHEDDSAKFRSSSKFQAIFGFFRSELAGKNEKVFDLLNKKVEDTVKSPPFLDSDCMKSKIQACVLSSSSPNELVAAFSDKFNQFRTSPSSHRESNCKNDLAQEFIFIISVSDDGFVKIDSLALQVFDERSHSADCDFQLGYHMPISDTGGTLRRFFTSNVQIKDAHSSKFLVCNGEVMKNGTIVHLKLGFHELICDKGGTISQRLFNSKSKNTDCARGFDCSKVVKCEVSFDYSMIIDGEYAGILGLHHLVACMDKNRKHERKFTLSRFGNGCCIVCCVVCYVILDHDYCKGIRDKGGGSKFRYNVANGTVFWRTYYLQKCFPSCSRLDNANMYWGTCFW; encoded by the coding sequence ATGGCAAGGGGTAATGGTGGATTTTTGGGGAATTCTGCAGCTACACCGACGCATCAGCCGTTCATCAAATCGACATCTCCTCTCTCTCGTGTGAAATCGAATGAAATTGTTCTCAAGCTTCAATTCttccacaaggaaaaggttcaAGCCCGAGAGAAAAGAGATGAATTCTGGTCTCAATTTCGTCCAAGATACAAGCCCAAGACTCGTCCTGGTCTACGACCCAtattgaagaaattcaagaaggtGCATGACTACGACAAATACCACGAAGATGATTCTGCAAAGTTTCGTTCCAGTTCCAAATTTCAAgcaatttttgggttttttcgaAGTGAATTGGCTGGGAAGAATGAAAAGGTTTTCGATTTACTCAACAAGAAAGTTGAAGACACTGTGAAAAGTCCTCCATTTCTTGATTCTGATTGCATGAAATCCAAGATTCAAGCTTGCGttctgagttcttcatctcctAACGAATTGGTTGCTGCGTTTAGCGATAAATTCAATCAATTCAGGACGTCGCCTTCGTCTCATCGGGAATCTAACTGCAAGAACGACTTGGCCCaagaattcattttcataatttcCGTATCTGATGATGGGTTCGTGAAAATTGATTCACTTGCACTCCAAGTGTTTGATGAAAGGTCACACTCAGCAGATTGTGATTTTCAGTTGGGCTATCACATGCCGATTTCTGACACCGGAGGTACACTTCGTAGGTTCTTTACTTCGAATGTTCAAATTAAAGATGCTCATAGTTCTAAATTTCTTGTTTGTAATGGTgaagtcatgaaaaatggtaCTATTGTGCATTTGAAGCTTGGTTTCCATGAGTTAATTTGTGACAAGGGTGGGACAATTAGCCAGAGGCTCTTTAATTCAAAGTCCAAGAATACAGATTGTGCTCGAGGTTTTGATTGTTCCAAGGTGGTCAAATGTGAGGTAAGTTTTGATTATTCCATGATCATTGATGGGGAGTATGCTGGTATTTTGGGATTGCATCATTTAGTAGCTTGTATGGACAAGAATAGAAAACATGAAAGAAAGTTCACTCTCTCCAGATTTGGAAATGGTTGCTGTATTGTTTGCTGTGTTGTTTGCTATGTTATTCTCGATCATGACTACTGCAAGGGCATTCGGGATAAGGGTGGTGGCTCAAAATTCAGGTATAATGTAGCAAATGGTACTGTTTTTTGGAGAACCTATTATCTGCAGAAATGTTTTCCGTCTTGTTCCAGATTGGACAATGCCAATATGTATTGGGGAACATGTTTTTGGTGA
- the LOC103447860 gene encoding putative pentatricopeptide repeat-containing protein At1g12700, mitochondrial, producing MMMLATTAASSSSLQVGCGSSISSRLRLRGMLPCLVQSSSSSVVFVSNYLALFHSRASKSTESRNTQQHQFVKITNLEDALNVFDEMLQRRPLPSVVPLNQILIQVAKLKQYSAVISLNNQMVVSGIRPDVYTLNILINCFCHLHQIGFSLSVFGKFFKLGFAPDVTTYSTLINGFVCEGREAEAAALFNEMMEGGNCQPNVVTFNTLVKGHCLKGNNIEAIQFLKKMEEGDCKPDVVAYNTVIDSLCKDTLVVDALKLFSEMTSKGIAPNVMTYTSLIHGVCKLGKWKEATRLLNEMVEKHIFPNVRTFSVLVDTLCKEGMVHEARSVVEMMIQRDIEPNMVTYNSLMDGYCLRGEMDEAKKVFDLMLHLGCMVDAHSYSILINGYCKLKRIDDAQMLFLEMSHKGVVQDTVTYGTLMNGFCKMGRTQDAQNLFSQMQASGQLPNVQIYNILLDGLCKNQQFSKAVELLEEMEEKKLDFNIVTYNILIAGLCRAEKVEYVRDLFLSLSSKGIQPNARTYNTMISGFCSGELTSEAENLLREMEEKGCSPDGCTYNTIIRGFINDNETSNAVRVIQEMVERGFSADASTTELIVNSPALLALIQRL from the coding sequence ATGATGATGCTGGCAACAACGGctgcttcttcctcttctttgcaGGTTGGTTGTGGCAGCAGCATCAGCagcagactcagacttagaggTATGCTGCCTTGTCTTgttcaatcttcttcttcttctgttgtTTTCGTAAGTAATTACTTGGCTTTGTTTCACTCTCGAGCTTCTAAATCGACCGAATCTAGAAACACCCAACAACACCAGTTTGTTAAAATCACTAATCTCGAGGATGCCCTTAATGTGTTCGACGAAATGCTTCAAAGGCGTCCTCTGCCTTCCGTCGTCCCTCTCAACCAAATCTTGATTCAAGTTGCCAAGTTGAAACAGTATTCGGCAGTCATCTCCTTGAATAACCAAATGGTTGTGTCCGGAATTCGTCCTGATGTTTATACTCTAAACATTCTCATTAATTGCTTCTGCCATTTGCACCAAATCGGGTTCAGTTTATCTGTCTTCGGAAAATTCTTCAAATTGGGTTTTGCACCGGATGTCACGACCTACAGCACTCTAATCAATGGCTTTGTTTGTGAGGGTAGAGAGGCTGAGGCAGCAGCACTTTTCAACGAAATGATGGAGGGAGGTAATTGCCAGCCGAATGTGGTTACTTTCAACACACTAGTAAAGGGCCATTGCTTGAAAGGTAACAACATTGAAGCTATCCAATTTCTTAAGAAGATGGAAGAAGGAGATTGCAAGCCTGACGTAGTTGCCTATAACACGGTCATTGACAGTCTTTGCAAGGATACTCTAGTTGTTGATGCACTGAAGCTCTTCTCAGAAATGACGAGTAAGGGTATTGCCCCAAATGTCATGACCTATACCTCTTTGATTCATGGAGtttgcaaattagggaagtggAAAGAAGCTACGAGATTGTTGAATGAAATGGTGGAGAAACATATCTTTCCAAATGTGCGCACATTCAGTGTCTTGGTTGATACATTATGCAAAGAGGGGATGGTCCATGAAGCAAGGagtgtggttgaaatgatgatcCAAAGAGATATTGAACCTAATATGGTTACTTACAACTCGCTTATGGATGGTTATTGTTTGCGAGGCGAAATGGACGAGGCGAAAAAAGTCTTTGATCTAATGCTTCACCTAGGCTGCATGGTTGATGCTCATAGTTATAGCATATTGATAAACGGCTATTGTAAGCTTAAAAGGATAGATGATGCCCAAATGCTTTTCCTGGAAATGTCTCATAAGGGCGTTGTTCAAGATACAGTTACTTATGGCACTCTTATGAATGGGttttgcaagatggggagaacaCAAGATGCACAGAACTTGTTCTCTCAAATGCAAGCTAGTGGCCAACTTCCAAATGTTCAGATTTATAACATTTTGCTGGATGGCCTCTGTAAAAACCAACAATTTTCCAAGGCAGTTGAATTGTTGGAAGAGATggaggaaaagaagttggattttaacATTGTAACTTATAATATTCTTATTGCAGGTTTGTGTAGAGCTGAAAAAGTTGAATACGTAAGGGATCTCTTTCTTAGTTTATCATCAAAGGGAATTCAACCTAATGCCAGGACGTATAATACAATGATTAGTGGATTTTGTAGTGGGGAGCTAACAAGTGAAGCAGAAAACTTGCTTAGAGAAATGGAAGAGAAAGGCTGTTCTCCAGATGGTTGCACGTACAACACAATTATCCGAGGGTTTATCAACGACAACGAGACATCAAATGCAGTGAGGGTTATTCAAGAAATGGTGGAGAGGGGTTTTTCTGCAGATGCATCAACTACGGAGTTGATCGTTAATTCACCCGCTTTGTTGGCATTGATACAAAGATTGTGA